From the Hominilimicola fabiformis genome, one window contains:
- a CDS encoding BMC domain-containing protein: protein MQALGFIETRSLTASIEASDVMTKTADVWVVGTEKIGSGLVNVVIQGDVDAVTAAVKAGEAVAKEIGEVYAVNVIPRPHDDIAKILPSI from the coding sequence GTGCAGGCATTAGGATTTATCGAAACAAGAAGTCTTACCGCTTCTATTGAAGCTTCCGACGTTATGACCAAAACCGCTGACGTATGGGTAGTCGGAACTGAGAAAATCGGCTCAGGTCTTGTGAATGTAGTGATTCAAGGCGATGTTGACGCTGTTACGGCGGCTGTTAAAGCCGGTGAGGCAGTGGCAAAAGAAATCGGAGAGGTTTATGCAGTTAATGTAATTCCTCGTCCGCATGATGACATTGCCAAAATCCTGCCTTCGATTTAA
- a CDS encoding BMC domain-containing protein: MEYSLGLVEVSALGNAIIMLDDMLKAADVEFVATERKLGGRLVTIVVRGELTSVKASVDAGVARATKDGCLKASQVIARPHHEIFKFLHLDEEEKKPNSEIAGTHVGAIKETPVKAEKPKTVEKSTETEKTAKTTAEKKPATRRRGRPKKTQ; encoded by the coding sequence ATGGAATATTCATTAGGTTTGGTTGAGGTTTCAGCGTTGGGAAATGCTATTATAATGCTTGACGATATGCTGAAAGCGGCTGATGTTGAGTTTGTTGCGACAGAGCGTAAGCTTGGAGGCAGACTTGTAACAATAGTCGTAAGAGGCGAACTTACTTCCGTAAAAGCGTCAGTTGACGCCGGTGTGGCAAGAGCTACAAAGGACGGATGTTTGAAAGCGTCACAGGTTATAGCAAGACCTCATCATGAGATATTTAAGTTCTTGCATCTTGACGAGGAGGAGAAAAAGCCTAACTCGGAAATTGCGGGAACACACGTCGGAGCGATAAAAGAAACTCCGGTTAAGGCTGAAAAACCAAAAACAGTTGAGAAATCAACAGAAACGGAAAAGACTGCGAAAACAACTGCCGAAAAGAAACCGGCAACAAGAAGACGCGGTCGTCCGAAGAAAACACAATAA
- a CDS encoding class II aldolase/adducin family protein produces MYKSDFEIKKELCEIGRRIYNDGFVAANDGNFSVKIDDNNYYVTPTGVSKGFMTPEMICKVDGQGNIKEANGPWKPSSEFKMHLKVYQQRPDVNAVVHAHPPIATSFAIAGIPLDKLIMPEAIIFLGAVPIAQYGTPSTMEIPESLEPYLQDYDAILLANHGALSFGCDLNTAFFRMESTEFYAKLLFYARMLGGEKEIPCGEVKKLVELRKQFGVPGKHPMEKLCPGCYEGDDTCSMSPTEANEKYGVESSAAYHGFQPLPSQVCPTPSSSNKDMESLVAEVTKKVMEQLNK; encoded by the coding sequence ATGTATAAGTCTGACTTTGAAATTAAGAAAGAATTATGCGAAATCGGAAGGAGAATTTATAATGACGGTTTTGTTGCCGCAAATGACGGTAACTTTTCAGTCAAAATTGATGACAACAATTACTATGTTACACCGACAGGCGTAAGTAAGGGTTTCATGACTCCTGAAATGATTTGTAAAGTTGATGGACAAGGTAATATAAAAGAGGCTAACGGCCCTTGGAAACCTTCATCAGAATTCAAAATGCACTTGAAGGTTTATCAGCAAAGACCGGACGTAAATGCCGTTGTTCATGCTCATCCTCCGATTGCAACTTCATTTGCTATCGCAGGTATTCCGCTTGACAAGCTAATTATGCCGGAAGCTATCATCTTCCTTGGTGCAGTGCCAATCGCACAATACGGTACACCGTCAACAATGGAAATTCCTGAATCACTTGAACCATATCTTCAAGATTATGATGCAATTCTACTTGCAAACCACGGTGCACTTTCATTCGGTTGTGACCTAAACACAGCATTCTTCAGAATGGAATCAACAGAATTTTACGCAAAGCTACTTTTCTATGCAAGAATGCTTGGCGGTGAAAAGGAAATCCCTTGCGGTGAAGTTAAGAAACTTGTTGAACTTAGAAAGCAATTCGGCGTTCCGGGTAAGCACCCTATGGAAAAGCTTTGTCCGGGTTGTTATGAAGGTGACGATACTTGCTCAATGTCACCGACAGAGGCTAATGAAAAGTACGGCGTAGAATCATCAGCCGCTTATCATGGTTTCCAACCGCTTCCTTCACAGGTTTGCCCGACTCCTTCATCATCAAATAAGGATATGGAAAGCCTTGTTGCAGAAGTAACAAAGAAAGTTATGGAACAACTTAATAAATAA
- a CDS encoding heme-binding protein, with the protein MKTIDELVDELAVRLNSGQTVKQKKVAKPVSAPKPTEVKPEVKKECKKQCKCGGNCKHESPEKMTIAMAKELAEAVEKAATILGVKVVVAIRDEGANLVLLHAMDDSYIASVQASQDKAYTAVALKMPTHIALDESRGGSLDGLTNGNGILLLGGGYPLRTDKKIYGGIGVSGGTKEQDTTLAMVADAYFKARFA; encoded by the coding sequence ATGAAAACTATTGATGAACTTGTCGATGAGTTGGCAGTACGCCTTAACTCTGGACAAACCGTTAAACAAAAAAAAGTCGCAAAACCTGTTTCTGCTCCTAAACCGACGGAGGTTAAACCGGAAGTGAAAAAAGAGTGTAAAAAACAATGTAAGTGCGGCGGAAATTGCAAACATGAAAGTCCCGAAAAGATGACTATTGCTATGGCGAAAGAACTTGCCGAGGCAGTTGAAAAAGCGGCGACGATTTTGGGAGTTAAAGTGGTTGTTGCAATTCGTGACGAGGGTGCAAATCTTGTACTTCTTCACGCAATGGACGATAGTTACATAGCAAGCGTTCAGGCGTCACAGGATAAGGCTTATACAGCCGTAGCACTGAAAATGCCTACACATATCGCACTTGATGAATCAAGAGGCGGTTCGCTTGACGGACTTACAAACGGAAACGGAATATTGCTGTTGGGCGGAGGTTATCCGCTTAGAACAGACAAAAAAATATACGGCGGAATCGGAGTTTCAGGCGGCACAAAAGAACAAGATACAACTCTTGCAATGGTTGCCGACGCGTATTTTAAAGCCCGATTTGCTTGA
- a CDS encoding EutN/CcmL family microcompartment protein, translating to MIIGRVYGSVVSTHKLEGLVGYKFMLVQCIENKNLVDKFLVAVDGVGAGIGEDVIITTGSSARVAIGDANSPVDATIVGILDEKQC from the coding sequence ATGATTATTGGCAGAGTATATGGAAGCGTTGTATCAACTCATAAACTTGAAGGTTTGGTGGGATATAAGTTTATGCTTGTACAATGTATTGAAAATAAAAATCTTGTCGATAAGTTCCTTGTAGCAGTTGACGGAGTCGGCGCCGGTATCGGTGAGGACGTTATAATTACTACGGGTAGCAGTGCGAGAGTTGCAATCGGTGATGCAAATTCACCAGTTGACGCAACGATTGTCGGTATACTTGACGAGAAACAATGCTGA
- a CDS encoding aldehyde dehydrogenase family protein encodes MVDEKQVSEIVKNVIAGMDISSFDNKPARKQLGVFDTMEEAIAACNKAYTTFRHYNKEQRENIIKEIRRLTHEEAEPMAKLAVEDTKMGNVYHKILKHHLVADKTLGTSDLETRALSGDRGLTLVEMAPFGIIGAITPSTNPSCTVICNSICMLAGGNGVIFNPHPHAKRISAYAVDLVNRAILAAGGPENIVCTVKEPTRETSAKMVNDPSVRMLVATGGPGVVKMLLSSGKKAIGAGAGNPPVVVDDTADIPKAAKDIIDGCTFDNNLPCIAEKECFVMKNVADELIQNMLKNGAYLINAAQVKQLEDVVLVWSKPKKEGEQPKRVINKDWVGRDAKKILAQIGINVGDDIRCIICETEFSQAFVQTELMMPILPIVRVDTFDEAVEMAVKAEHGNRHSAHLHSKNVDHMTQYAKAICTTIFVKNAPSYAGIGFNAEGWTTFTIAGPTGEGITSPRSFTRQRRCVLSDALNII; translated from the coding sequence ATGGTAGATGAAAAGCAAGTAAGCGAAATCGTTAAAAACGTTATTGCCGGAATGGATATTTCATCATTCGATAACAAGCCTGCAAGAAAGCAGCTTGGTGTATTCGATACAATGGAAGAGGCCATTGCAGCTTGTAACAAAGCTTACACGACCTTTAGACATTATAATAAAGAACAAAGGGAAAATATTATAAAGGAAATCAGACGTCTTACTCATGAAGAGGCTGAACCAATGGCTAAGTTGGCTGTTGAGGATACTAAAATGGGTAATGTTTATCACAAGATTTTAAAGCATCACCTTGTTGCCGATAAAACTCTTGGTACATCTGACCTTGAAACCCGTGCACTATCCGGTGACAGAGGTCTTACACTTGTTGAGATGGCTCCGTTCGGAATTATCGGTGCAATCACACCGTCAACAAACCCAAGCTGTACAGTTATTTGTAACAGTATCTGTATGCTTGCAGGCGGTAACGGTGTTATATTCAATCCGCACCCGCACGCAAAGAGAATTTCAGCATATGCTGTTGACCTTGTCAACAGAGCTATTCTTGCGGCAGGCGGTCCGGAAAATATCGTATGTACAGTAAAAGAACCGACAAGAGAAACTTCTGCTAAGATGGTTAATGACCCATCAGTAAGAATGCTTGTTGCAACAGGCGGTCCGGGCGTTGTTAAAATGCTGCTTTCAAGCGGAAAGAAAGCTATCGGCGCAGGCGCAGGTAACCCTCCTGTTGTTGTTGATGATACTGCCGACATTCCAAAGGCGGCTAAAGATATTATCGACGGATGTACATTTGATAACAATCTTCCTTGTATCGCTGAAAAAGAATGTTTCGTAATGAAAAATGTTGCGGACGAGCTTATTCAGAATATGTTGAAGAACGGTGCTTACCTAATCAATGCGGCACAAGTTAAACAACTTGAGGATGTTGTCCTTGTTTGGTCAAAGCCTAAAAAAGAGGGCGAACAGCCAAAACGTGTTATCAATAAGGATTGGGTTGGACGTGACGCAAAGAAGATTCTTGCTCAAATCGGTATCAATGTCGGTGACGATATTAGATGTATCATTTGTGAAACAGAGTTTTCACAGGCATTTGTTCAGACAGAACTTATGATGCCGATACTTCCTATCGTCAGAGTAGATACATTCGACGAGGCTGTTGAAATGGCTGTTAAGGCTGAACACGGCAATCGTCACAGCGCTCATCTTCATTCAAAGAATGTTGACCATATGACACAATATGCAAAAGCAATCTGTACAACAATATTTGTTAAGAATGCTCCGTCATATGCAGGTATCGGCTTTAACGCTGAAGGTTGGACAACCTTTACTATTGCCGGTCCGACAGGTGAGGGTATCACTTCTCCGAGAAGTTTTACACGTCAGAGAAGATGCGTACTTTCAGACGCACTTAATATCATATAA
- a CDS encoding zinc-dependent alcohol dehydrogenase has product MTSGAPASAPKAQAAPNGDIPKTAKVAMMTELKHFEIQEYPIPELGDDDILVRVEGCGVCGTDAHEYKNDPFSLIPVVLGHEGTGEIVKMGKNVKKDSAGKPLNIGDKVVTCMIFKDDPDITMFDLNKQNVGGADVYGLLPDDNVHLNGWYSDYILIRGGSTVFNVSDLDLDSRILIEPCAVLVHAVERAKTTNILRFNSRVVVQGCGPIGLICIAVLRTMGIENIVAVDGNEQRLAFAKRMGAGETVNFMNYKGIDNLANAVKDAFGGHLADFAFQCTGSPVAHSNIYKFIRNGGGLCELGFFINGGDATINPHFDLCSKEITLVGSWVYTLRDYATTFDFLKRAIAIGLPIKELITHRFPLEEMNEALETNLAQKGLKIAYVRKDLI; this is encoded by the coding sequence ATGACAAGCGGTGCTCCTGCATCAGCTCCAAAAGCACAAGCAGCTCCGAACGGTGACATTCCAAAGACTGCAAAAGTTGCTATGATGACAGAATTAAAGCACTTTGAAATTCAGGAATACCCAATCCCTGAGTTGGGTGATGACGATATTCTTGTAAGAGTTGAAGGCTGCGGTGTTTGCGGTACAGATGCTCACGAATATAAGAATGACCCATTCTCACTTATCCCTGTTGTTCTTGGACACGAGGGTACGGGTGAAATCGTAAAGATGGGTAAAAACGTTAAGAAAGATAGCGCAGGTAAGCCTTTAAACATCGGTGATAAGGTTGTTACTTGTATGATTTTCAAAGACGATCCTGATATTACAATGTTTGACCTTAATAAGCAAAATGTAGGCGGTGCAGACGTTTACGGACTTCTTCCTGATGATAACGTTCACCTAAACGGCTGGTACAGTGACTACATTCTTATCAGAGGCGGTTCAACAGTGTTTAACGTAAGCGACCTTGATCTTGATTCAAGAATTCTTATCGAGCCATGTGCGGTTTTGGTACACGCTGTTGAAAGAGCAAAGACAACTAACATTTTGAGATTTAACTCAAGAGTTGTTGTTCAGGGTTGCGGACCTATCGGTCTTATCTGTATAGCAGTTCTACGCACAATGGGTATTGAAAATATCGTTGCAGTTGACGGTAATGAACAAAGACTTGCATTCGCTAAGAGAATGGGTGCCGGTGAAACAGTTAACTTTATGAACTACAAGGGTATCGATAACCTTGCAAATGCTGTAAAGGACGCTTTCGGCGGACATCTTGCGGATTTTGCATTCCAGTGTACAGGTTCGCCTGTTGCTCACAGCAATATCTATAAGTTCATCAGAAACGGCGGCGGACTTTGTGAACTTGGTTTCTTTATCAACGGCGGTGACGCTACAATCAATCCTCACTTTGACCTTTGCTCAAAGGAAATTACGCTTGTAGGCTCATGGGTATATACTCTTAGAGATTATGCTACAACATTTGATTTCTTAAAGAGAGCAATCGCAATCGGATTGCCTATTAAGGAACTTATTACACACAGATTCCCACTTGAAGAAATGAACGAGGCACTTGAAACAAACCTTGCTCAGAAGGGATTGAAAATAGCTTACGTCAGAAAAGACTTAATCTAA
- the pduL gene encoding phosphate propanoyltransferase: MDNNLQDMIAKAVVDIIKQKEDNKGIKVGVSARHVHLSQEHLEILFGKGHELTVKKMLMGDQFAAEECVTLVSPSLRTIEGVRVLGPVRKQSQVEISRTDTFKLKVSPPVRPSGELKGSAPMALVGPKGSIFLNEGCIIANRHIHMTPAEAEKYGIKDNDIVDVEIQNSKPTRFYNVQVRVREDFNTEMHIDTDDANACAIKTGDRVVILEK; the protein is encoded by the coding sequence ATGGACAACAATTTGCAAGATATGATTGCTAAGGCAGTTGTAGATATTATTAAGCAAAAAGAAGATAATAAAGGAATAAAAGTCGGCGTGTCGGCAAGACATGTTCATTTATCACAGGAACATTTGGAAATTCTTTTCGGTAAGGGACACGAACTTACTGTAAAGAAAATGCTAATGGGTGATCAGTTTGCTGCAGAAGAATGTGTAACATTGGTAAGTCCGTCACTTCGTACAATCGAGGGTGTTCGTGTACTTGGTCCTGTCAGAAAACAATCACAAGTTGAAATTTCAAGAACAGATACCTTTAAATTAAAGGTTAGTCCGCCTGTACGTCCTTCAGGCGAGTTAAAGGGCAGTGCGCCGATGGCGTTGGTTGGTCCAAAGGGCAGTATATTTTTAAATGAAGGCTGTATCATAGCCAACAGACACATACATATGACTCCTGCAGAGGCAGAAAAGTATGGAATTAAGGATAATGACATCGTTGATGTTGAAATCCAAAACTCAAAACCGACACGTTTCTATAACGTTCAGGTCAGAGTTAGAGAAGACTTTAATACGGAAATGCACATCGATACTGATGACGCAAATGCCTGTGCAATAAAGACAGGCGACAGAGTTGTGATTTTAGAAAAATAA
- the eutM gene encoding ethanolamine utilization microcompartment protein EutM, whose amino-acid sequence MAVEALGMVETRGLVAAIEAADAMVKAANVTLIGTERIGSGLVTVMVRGDVGAVQAATDAGAAAGSRLGELVSVHVIPRPHSDVEKILPAV is encoded by the coding sequence ATGGCAGTAGAAGCATTAGGTATGGTAGAAACAAGAGGTCTTGTAGCAGCAATCGAGGCAGCAGATGCTATGGTTAAGGCTGCAAACGTTACACTAATCGGTACAGAAAGAATCGGTTCAGGTCTTGTAACAGTTATGGTAAGAGGCGACGTTGGTGCAGTTCAGGCTGCAACAGACGCAGGTGCTGCAGCAGGTTCAAGACTTGGTGAACTTGTATCAGTTCACGTAATTCCTCGTCCACACAGTGACGTTGAAAAGATTTTACCTGCTGTTTGA
- a CDS encoding BMC domain-containing protein yields the protein MNDAIGIIEMFGFVTAITAADAAAKAADVKVIAIDSNKPANADSVEVPLIMAVKVQGSVSAVTAAVDAAARTAESISGLINKHIIARPTDDSQKMANRTSVGRDKVGHIPNNA from the coding sequence ATGAATGACGCAATAGGAATTATAGAAATGTTCGGATTTGTTACTGCGATAACAGCGGCAGACGCGGCTGCAAAAGCTGCAGACGTTAAAGTTATTGCAATCGACTCAAATAAGCCGGCAAACGCCGATTCGGTAGAAGTACCGCTTATTATGGCTGTCAAAGTTCAAGGCAGTGTCAGTGCCGTTACTGCGGCGGTTGATGCGGCTGCAAGAACAGCGGAGAGCATATCCGGACTTATAAATAAGCACATAATTGCAAGACCAACCGACGATTCGCAAAAAATGGCGAACCGAACAAGTGTCGGCAGAGATAAGGTAGGTCATATACCAAATAACGCGTAG